Genomic DNA from Bombus affinis isolate iyBomAffi1 chromosome 8, iyBomAffi1.2, whole genome shotgun sequence:
GATTGAACCAAATATTGCATCGTtgcgaattaaaaatatatttttcgcgATTATAATTGTGAAGAACATGAAATTCGATATGTTGCATAATTACTTAAGAATAATCAATACGGTCGTGTTCTGCTATGCCATTGCAGAATATAGGGGGGTCTATTGTTTCAGTGAACCAATCCAAATATTGTTTTtcccttccttcttcttctttcttatgACATTATCGCTTTAAATTCCATGCACAAACCCATAAAGTTAAAAAATACATTCTACAAATATTGGACaagtaaaaaattgataaacgcTATAATATACACGCTaaacataatttaaataaagaatTCGAGAACAAAATTCTACAACAGATAGACCCTCCATATTTCTGtacaaaaattgtattttaccTCTATCTAGTTTCTATTCATTCGTCCTACCGGCGTATTACGAAAAACGGATTGCATACACGTTAAAAAAATTGAATCGTCAAGATGGAAGATCAGTGCCAGTCCCACACGAACGGCGGACAGTTATAATTTATGGcacaataaataaatagttctttcgttattacgttattatgCTAATTATCCTTCATGTACAATACAAGAACCGCATGTTTCGTTTCGCTTGAAATTGGACTGACACGTTCCATTAGGAAATGAGAAACAtactaaaaaagaaagaaaaataaaaaaaaggaaagaaagagaacgaTTACCATCCGAAAAAATAAGATCCATATACTGTTTAGAAAATTACCCAACTTATAAACGGGTTAAACATTAGTCcgtttgattaaaattttcaacaatatactaagacatttataaataaatcaTTAACACTCTCTTTCCAGGGACTCTTTTCTCAATTACGAGGAACGCAGACTATGGACACTGAATTAGAATTATTTAGGCCTAGGACACattcaaataaattaattaaagtaaaaataactttaaatataaacaaaatttttgttGTTTTAGTGAAATTATTGTTGTTCTATATTCCAAATCATCTTCTGCTTTCCTCTTACAATGATCGAAACTATTATAAGATTTTAAACTGTTCGATACATCGTAAAGAATAAGTATGTATTGCGCGCAGGAAAGAAAAATAGCAATTCAATCAAAGATTTCACCAGTTCGTGGCCGTTTTCAATATCCAGACATTTCCTATCAGTTACCAAAATTATTACTGTTCACTCAAGAAACGAACTTTTGGTACTGTTTGGTACGGTCTCATTCTCTCTCCCTTCTCAAATCCTTGCAAGTTTCTAATCTTACACCGATACACACTTCACAAAACTCGCTTCaagatattcaaatcaacgaggcattatataaattatattcgaTGGTACCTATACTGTAAAGGAAAAACATCCTCGCACAACATCAATTACATTCAGATCGATCTTAAGGCTGATTTGGTATTTTCTTTCACTAATCAGAATCAACTTATATATTTACAAATccacattattattattttttacctTTTTCGTTTGTCCGTGAGCTGGTATTTTTCAACACTTTTCAACAAACGAATTACATTATCTACGTACGCTGCTGCAACCGTTAACGGCTGCGAAAATCTCATGGTCAACGAGGAATCATTAATTCACCTTTGACGATGATATACATTAAACACAAAAATGTTTTAAGACAGTTACAACGAATCGTACGCAACAATGTTGAAGTTTAAAATCATTTGGAAAAAATATCGAAGAGACTTctacaaatgaaattttcatgCAAAACAATCATTTTATTcccattaatattattttagttttgttaaatagaaattaatcaaatacAAAAATCACATTGAGGAATTCGAATCTTTTTCTAGACTCTgtcaaaaatatattcaaattaatGATCCTCTATTTACGTTTAGTAATTTATAAAAGTTAATGGTactacgataataataataattataataataataataattaagagCAGTTTTAATTTACGCGTAAGAGAAAtatgtgcgaattactttatgtAATATAAAGACGAAATCGTTCGACACTTATGAAAGCCCTGCCTCTCTTTtagcaaaaaagaagaaacaattttataagaaaaattaattaatacctTTTATCAATCAGTCACAACTTTCATTTACAACACAATAGCTTACATGATTACAAGGCGATTACACGTCAGAAGTTAGTCCGCAAAGATATTAGATACTGACAACAAACCATTCCTATTAATTAGATATTGATAAACTTATGACACAGTGATTGATGCCAACGTTAACttaaaaacaaaacaaaacaagaaataaaacaaaagaaaaatataaaaagaaaagatacaACAAATTACAAAAAACGAAACATACGTGGTAACATTGCGCCGTTCAATATGGTGTGCGATCGTAAAAAACGCTAGAAATGATTGCACACCCGTATCTGTGAGTCAGCATCAATCATTTGTCTTTATAAAATTGACTAAAAACGCAACGTTTGCATTAATTTAATATGGGCCTGTATTAAAATAGTAACTATGAACAACAGAGGGCATAGTAGCATTAAATGTGACACATGTGTAAAACTATATGACGAGAGGCATGTCTTTCTTGTTCGGCAAATTCACCTTTTTACCTTGCCAAAGGCTGTTGTGTATCGTAAAGGCATCTATGGTCACAGTCAGATGCTTTGTGTGTACTTGAGAAAAGCATTTTGCTCCTGaattgtatctaaaaacaaagaattatattataaatttattatatacattattGTACTCACAAGAGTTacatagtatatgtatatattcaaTCCACGTGATTATGCAAATGGTACATACGAGAAAAAggttttcacatttttcaatgTCCTTGCTTAATAACATGGTATTGCAATGTAGAATGAGATCAAGAAGTAGAATGAGATAGAAGTACATCTACaataaaaatctaaaaataaaaatctatgaTGACAAACTTACTTGAAAAATTTGTCGAACATTTTATCCATGACTTGTTTCGGTCCAGTACCATATAACTTTGAAACTTCTTCTCTATCTGGGCAGTATGAGTAGAGAGCCCGGAATTGGCAGCCAGCATCTCGAAATAAGATAAGAAAATGCTTGCTTTCTGATCTTGCAATTTCGTCCAAAACTCTTCTCTTAGCTTCCTTATTTACCGTTCCCGGAAACACACAATACTCCACAGCGTTTAGCATAATGCCACGATTTGACTTGGTGGTTGGTTGTTTATACAATCTCGGACCTATTGACAAAAAGAAACCAATCTCATAAAGTTTACGCAATATAAACTTCATCAGTGAATAATTGCTTGCTTAACAACttaatttaacaaaattttcCACGTGGAGAATTTAAGTGTATTCCACATCTCCTAAAAAAAGAACATTTCTTCATAAAGATGGCaacaaatttcaatttataaattatgaatTCTTACATTTGTACCTGAGtagtaaataaatgaaatttgtaaCTAACTTTCTTAAAATCCTTACCATTATAGTCCATCATCGAACTTGGTGTACTACTGATATCGCTGCTACCATCATCGAACACGCGTCTCTTGGTCATCAAACCGGGAGGTAAAGAACCAGGTCCTGATGGCGACGGAAGATGCCTCATGCTACCCATGCCCGGACTCGGTGCTCTCCTAGGAGGTGTAGCTCTGCCCAGTCCGCTGTCCGTATCTGTGTATCGACACATCATACCGTCTTGATCACTACTCGAACCTGCGAACGCAAGCTCGGTATATgaagatagaaataaaaaaaaaaagactcgaACGTATGTGTCCGTCCACGAGATAAAGGACAAGAGATACGGCCTTTCAACAGTCAGTCCAATGTATAATACGTTTATACCCATCCAAGCAAGAGGAATTTGAACGGaatcaattttattaattactaaaCAGTTAGTCCCTGATACGGATTGTGAGATATTAGTCACTTGTTAGACTTACGAAGGACCTTCAAGAGTATCCATCTTCATAGCTTGCGTCCAATATAAaaactttgaaaaatatatatcatacaaatattaaaaatttgttttctttttaattctatGTATCGTCTAAGTTGTTCAAACAGTAAAACTTTTCATGATTCTAAGATAATCTAAGCAACTATTTATTCGAGGAATTTCGAAAACCATAACGATTCCGACAATTTGACTCAGATACTATTTAATCTAACACTTTGTAAAACGCGACGAAAAAACAGTGGACAAATTCATTTGTGGTAAAACATATGATTGCTAGTAGTAATTTTGCGATTTTAGCGGACAAACGAAGCATAACAAATTCATCTATAGACAGTATAATCCGTTAAATGCAGTAGTAAATGTATTAACTCATGCAGCACTTATGAGCTCTATTGAGAAATATAATGCTCTTCGCTAAGATGAATTTACTATGCTATATTACCATAATACCTGGAAATAAAAATAGAGAGGAATGACAGAACAAATACATATTCAACATAAGTGATGGATAAGATGATACAGGACCTAAATGTGAGTCAGAGTGAAAGGTTATTATATGGAAACTGGAACCACCAACAATAATCTGAAAAACACTGAAAACATTGGTACCCATAACCAGTGCTGTACAACAATAAGCCCAACAAGCATCAACTTAAATTTATCTGCAGCAAATGAGTTATCCTGTGAATGAGAATCAAAATTTTATCTGCTCATAGAGGAACATTTTGAGAAGTAAAGAAGTAaagacaatttaaaaaaaaaaaggctgGGAAGCGCTTATGTATCATTTATCTCTCAAGCAATAGAATATAAACATAGCAGATAGAATTTCGAACACATCTAAACAATGTGCTGTTGGTGTATGCGTGTAAGTATATCACTGCCACCTGTGCTCCGATCTGCCACCATGCGACTACGTGTATGCTATGTAGCCTACAAAAAATTGGAACGGTGTACGGGACACGTAAAATATACTTTTGCACGATAGAAGGGGGATTAAACGTATTCCAAGTCACTGGTGCTTCTTACCACACAAATTCATCAAGGAATTAGACTTTCTCCCCTTAAAGTTTTGGTAACTCGGGTATTTAGGCCTGCCTCTAACCTGTTGCTGAGGCTCCTGCACATCTGCAATAATGCAATGTTTACCTTGTTACATTCCAAACGCTATGTACGATCAAAGATTAATAGTAGGGGATGCTTCAATCGTACGTCATTGCATCAGGGGCAGAGTCTAACTACGAGCCATGTCCACTAGGAACATCAAAAACTCAAGGTAGCCAGTGCAGGTTGGTGCAGAACAATGTTGCGTTCCAACTGAAAGATGTCTACTATAAGGCGCTACTTAAAAATAAAGTCATACCCTTAAGTAACCTTACTTAGGTAATTTGAAGAATAATCAAATGCTAATGAAATATTCAACATTGTAAGATTCATACGTAGCTGCCCATACCAGTGATACATCCTGCAACGAGTCTACTTTCATCAAGCCAAACGTTTAAAGGAACATGATTTAAGGCATTCTTTCTATAAACAATATTCAACCCACCTCTAGATGTTTTGTAGGAACCACGTCGACCAAGTTGATTCATACTTCGACAAGGGGAGGAACCTCTACCGTCGTCGGGTGAATCTACGGAAGATACTAAAATAGGGTACCTCTATTACAATCAGTTAGTTCCTCTCCAGGACGATACTAAATACTATATATGTTCTTAAGAATATGTTCTGCTACGACATTACATTAATAAacagatattttaaataaatttgaagcATGCAAAATTGTACGAAAAGAAAAGTgccataatatatatatatatatatcattcacacgttaaaaattaataattttgaaaaaaaaatattgaacaCAATATATCGTCAAGTATTTTCCATTCTTGCTTATATATATTTGATACAATAATATTGCATTTTTTTCTGTTATATATGAAGTGATTGTATATATGTTATAACTAATTAATTTGGGAATATTTCCATAAATTTTGCCGTCAAATATTAGAAGCAGCAAGTATAAACAAAACACTCCAATCAGCATGTTAATAATCATAGGATGACATTTAATATTCCAATAATTTGTTACTTGTTTAGCTCTTCTTATGCAAAgctaacaaatatatatatatgtgatgTTTTAGATATATACGCGAGTCAGAGAGTGTGTGTTGTGCATACCCCTGAGACTGCCGCCCCGATAAAGAGGGCCGGAACGTCGTTCATCGAAATGGGCAGCAGTGAGACTGTCCTGCGAGCCTCGGTAGTAATCTCGCCTCATCGTCGGAGAAGTCAGCGACGCTACAGTAAGTGTGTTAGTGCAAAACAATCAGCTCGAAATTTCTTTACTATTCTAGTTTATTCAAATGAGTATCTAGGTAATGTATGAGATCAGTTCGCTGTGCAATGTTTTCATCTGGAACGATCGACGGCTAAACTAGTATAGCCGAAAAAATTTAGAGCTTATGGAATTGTGACTGGGTGAGCTcccataaaacaaaagaaaacaaCAAGAAAATCAGTATGAAAAACACGACGttactaaaggaaaaaaaaattagATCTTTCGGACTTGAATTTTCGCCATGCAAAAAATAAATGCAATTACATTACAACACTAAGAAACTGTTACTATTAGATTATAATAAAGGAATATACTTGTTACGATAGCAGTGGTAACTGTTATCTTGGAGGTGACTTAATACATGTACAGTAATATATGTTAAAATATGTTGGtcattacattatataaataacaatCATTTTAACTATATGTATCCTATTTAATTTCCTCTCCAAGAAACACTGATCATTGCAGTGAATAATTGTTTCACTACCAAATGTTAGATTCGTTATTATACCTGTACTTAGATTAGAAGAAGAACCCTTCTTTCCACGGCTCGGCGTAAGAGCTCCAGAATCCAACTCCGTACCAGCATCCACATGAATCGTTTTGGGTCGAGGTCGAGTTGTTGCAGTCTTGTTACGCAATTTCGTTGGTTTTATTGTATTAAGAAGTTCTTTATCGATAACCTTGCCCTAAGTAATAGTAACAATTTCTAGCGATTAATTCAATTAAAACACTATTGATGACAGAAAACTTAGAAAAAGCATTCACTTCTCTTTCTGCCTCTTCTATTGCTTTCTTTACTTTATGTTGTTCTAAAATAGCTGCCCTTCGTTGCCTTTCCTCTTCCTTTTTACGAGCTCTTTCTTctgctttcaatttttcttgtTCTCGACGAGCTTGCGCTTCTacctcttttctctctttcatcTCTTCTTGTTGCTGTCTTCTTTGTAATGATAAGAGCATTATACGTTCCTTTTTCCGTTCCATTTCATCAAGAGAATTCTACAACAATATTCCAATAAAGTGTATGTaaggtaaaagaaaaaaaaaagattgtaCAGCGACAAAATTCATGCGAAGTTTATCGCATAACTTACTGGATCAGGATTTGCTAATTGATTTCCAATTATTAAACCAACTCCAGATTGTCGACTCTCTCCACTCATCTCATGTCGTTCTCTttgcttttctctttctccttctctttgTATTTCTCTATCTCTAATTTCTTGCCGTTGGAAGTCTCTCTCGTCTATCTGACGCTGCTTTTCTCGATCAGAATCTCGTTGAATTTCCAGCTGTTTCTGCCTATCCATAACAATCGCAGAAGGAGAGTCAGGACGCATCGTAAAATCTTCACTGTCAACATATGAAGACACGCCTCTTtcctaaagaaaaaaaaaaattacacatttattatatacataacaCGTCCTGTATACGGAttctaaaatttttaaattatcattaCATATTTACCTTTTTAGGGGATGTCCTTTTCACTCTAAGGGTTGGTTTTGGTTTTTTCGGCGCGTCATTATCAAAGCAGATATAAAATCCTTTTTCACCAGCATCCGTTGGATCTAAAGGCGTTACCTCTGGTGTACCTGATGGAGATGGTGTGGCTTCTCTTAATGATGGATGAGGTTGAAATGAATTACGTGATATTGAAGGTCTAGTTGGTGATGGAATTCTATATGTACGGCTGCCGGACGTGATGTTTAAACCTCTTATACCTTGTGTAAGCTCATCATCATTTCCTTTAAAACACATGAATGAGTGAACAAAAAGAGGATGAAAACAAAAACATAAACGTAATGAATTCTTTGAAGATATTACACATGATATGTTTTTAGGTGAATGGGGAAAAAAAAACACTTACCAATAAATGATATATTCTGAGGCTTCATGTCATCAACAGGTGGAGCTGGAACAGGTGCGTGCATTGCAGTAATTTGTCTTTTTTCAGTAGGGCTTTCACACTTAATCGGTATATGGTGTACAGTTGGCCTTTTTGGTTCAGGACTTTCACTCATTAACTGACTTATTCGATGAACCTACATATCAAAATTGAGGATAGAAAATTTGGTAGCGACgacattaatataatatataaactaTCAAACTGTCACAAATAAACGAACCTTATAATGATAACTATACGAATTAGTAAAACTGGATGAATGAAAAAACTGCATTTTTAGTtgtataaatcttttaaaaaGGCAGGTAATTTAAAAAAGGGAGAGGAGCGCTCGAACGTTGAAACTTCAATCCGAGGAGCGTCTGCTATACTAGGTGTGAAGAGAGTATCTATAAATGTGCATTACATCACTAACTGGTTCCATGACAGTTTCttacatatacacatacatgTATGAAGCAATTCATTTACAATCTAATTGACCAAAAAAAGTAGCGAATAATATACAATCTTAACAATAAAACAAAACTTCTCTGTTAGTTTAAATTAgtattatgaaaatatatataattatttatttttattttttacgtgcttaaaatataaattttattaaaaatacattaattAAAACGAAGTTTGATAAATTGGACTTCAAGAATttaagatatattttaatattgtttccataaataaaataaaattttaaataatacttagataaaaatagaaataaaaatttttccttgtgaattattaaagaaaaataaaaatcaaatagAATAACTAAAGATCATTATACTCACAGCATTGCGATGTTGTGGACTAGCAGAAGATGGTGGTGTTTGATTAAAGATAGATGTAGATGATGGATATGTAGGACCAGGATGACTCATTTGATTATTACAAAGACTATGATCTCCACCATTGAGGTACCTCGGTTCTTGAGGAGTATCGTGTAGAACAAATCCTTTCTGTTGAGGTGGATGCGTTCCCCAATTTCGTGTATCTTGATATAAGCGCATGTCTTGTTGATAAGCTACATAAAGTTTTGAAAGATTTAtgttaaaaattatgaaaacatCAATAGATTAAATCCTAGGCTGTTATAATGTACATACGTGTTGGTTGAGTACTATATCGTGGATCCATTGACTGCTGATAGCCCACAGCAGCCATTTCATTTGCTAAGCTTTGAGTTGGAGGTGGTTGACCCCACATTCGTCTTTGCAATTGGGGTTGATCATGTAGATAAAACTGAGATTGCTGAGTATCTTGTAATTTGGATGTTAATGGATTTATAGGCGCCATTCCAAAATTCTAAACAGGGaaggaaaaaagatataaatgttttagatgttattataaaataactaaattacgGAACTGGAAAATAGTACATACTTGCATATGTTGTTGACTAAGACTTTGCAATTGCTGAAACTGTTGCTGTATTTGCTGTTGATGCTGTGTCATTAAATGCTGCTGCTGTATTTGATTTTGCTGATTTGCTAAACGTTGTATATCAGCTTGTATTTCACTAAGACTGTTATTCATTCTGCGAAAAGGTGTACATATTCTTTTTCAACAGATTTGATAAAACGAAATCTTTgtatattataaaatgaaaatgtaTACTAACTGTGATATAGATTGATGATATTGCTCAAGATCCATGTTCTCAATATCTGGAGTGCGTCTTGTTTCAATAAATGGGGCGTTACCGTCATGCTCTAACCATTTATGTTCAACATCCCGAACATCCTCACTAATTTCCTATGATCATTGGTACAAATATTAAATGATTATTTGGAATATGTAAAGAATGTATTCTCtcataatattaatatactGCACACCTACAGGTACATTAgccattttgtattttatccaTTTCTCAATATCTAATAATTGATGACAATCTTGCAACataatatacgtatatcttTTGACATATgcacaaatatttcaattaaaaataaataatatacttgTAGATGTATAAGTAAACAGAAGTTTAATGTGTGTgaacaatataatattattgGTGATCATTTAAATTGAAGACCCGTAATATTGATGACCTAAAGCTTAGAGTCAGTTTATAAGTCATATTTTTCTATAGTAATTTTAAGAGCTGAAATTGCCTTTCAATGCGATTTTCCCTTGAAGTAGTAGATAAGATTACAATAAACACAGATCAATGTCTACAATTAACTACTGTAAAAATGTACACATATAACAATAGATCAGTCCAGTTCAAAGTATTCATACATACATCACATATGTATTCCAATGTAAGATTGGTTTTGTTAATGTTTTTGTGCTAAAGTATGTTTAGAACACAAGTGTAAAACCACCACCACAAACAATAATTTCAAATCAAATTTCAAACACGTCTCTATAGATTCTTATCCAGGGAGTGTTTAGTACTGTACCATGCGTTCCGAGAGCGATATTGTACAAAATTGCATTGAAACGTGGGAACAGAGTAGCAAACTTGATCAAAGACCACAGAATGCATTGAGACTGTTTCGTTTTCCTCTATGACTAAATGTAAGCAACGATAAGCAGAATAATCATacattgttaaaaaaaaagactcaaTTGAGATTATTTTCTGATTAAAAGAAATTATAGAAAGCACATTTTCTATCTTACTTGCAGCGTACTAaggcaattattattattattgctctTTACTTGTTTCTTATattaagaattaaaaataagaGATCAAAGTCCTTTTAATGATATCTTTAAAAGCAAAAGTACAAAAGAAGTTAACGAATGTCTAGAAGCCATACATAAGCCATGTATGTAAATTGCTAGACGAATCAGCAAATATTTCTCTTTCAAATGTTCATCTACAGGAACACTGTTGTATAATATCGTACCTTGAGCGAGAAGGGTCTCTGTGGTTTTTCTTGAGAGGGTTGTTGGGTTACAGGGGTCGTCTCGGAAACACTTGTCGGGGTCTCCCCCGAAGATCCGGAGGTTACAGGAGTGGGGGGACCAATTTCAGCCGGACTGTCCCCCCCAGACGTTGATGAAGAGGGAGATTTAACCTTACCCTGCAACCAGCCCAAGCACCGTGCCTTGTTAAGTACTTGGAGTCCGCATATGCTGAGTCCAATATGTCATCAACCACCACACCATGGTCGGACTTCTCCGCAGCCAAATATATACGTTACATTCAAGCACTAAACGCCAAAGCCAATTCAAAGACTTGCAAATACTTAATTACCAATAGCTTTCTTCGCTATTGCACAACTGAATAATTCTTTTTAAGTAAGTACGATAGAACTTCCATAGTGCACAATGTTCCCAACTAAAGTGAATGAGTAAATAGGTATCCGTTTATCTGATTACTTGAAGAACTTGAAAAGAAACATAGCGTTTTTACTGCCTTTATCTTCTACATTCTCAGATATAAATTATCTTTTACTAGGAATTACAATTCTTATAATTTGATTTCGTTTATATTTAGGATTTTTCAGTTTTTctaaatttaatatcaatagATGAGAAGTAAGTCAATTTGAATATAACTTTCTCGGTTAAAAGTTGCTAATTACTAATGTAAAACATGCATACCGTCACCAAATTAATTTAAACGGTTACTTGTTTATTACTCACATTACTTATTTAgagatatttttacataaacatGTATAAAGCGGAGGAACGAGAACGGCATCCAAGGAATTGATAatctattttattatacaaagtGTGTAGTCTACGTTCAATTTTATAATTCTGTAATAATAGAACTTTATCATATCAGCATGCACTTACCACCAAGTACAGCTGAAagataagaaagaaaaacgtATTACAATAGTTTAGCTGGCAATAAAGATTATCTGCATTAACCATGATAGGCGTCAAAATTATATCACATTTGCAACTACACACAAAGATTCATCGCTCCAGAAGCTAATGATATGACAGAAATATAGATGTTACGGAAAGAAATTAACAAGTATCGAAAAATATGCGGCATTTACCTGAAATAAAACATTATTATCGCAAGCTCACTTACAACGCTACTTCACAGTAATTGAATATAGTAATACAGCCAGTTATAAAATCAAATAAACGTTATAGAagcaaatatataataaatatcgaaTTGCTTGTGGATCTAAAGAAATTTCGttacagaagaaaaagaaactgttCGACGTTCGATACAATATAATTATGCATTGCTCTATACTAAACACCCGTGGCTAAATTTCAAATACCTCATGGCTGTATTCAATGCTCTGTTTCGTTTCGATTTATCTCCTTTCCCCTATTCTTGTACGAGAACAATCGAAGATTAATTCCTCCGGTATACTAAGTATAATTAAAAACGAGAAAACGAAGCACATATACGCTCTCTAAAAATACTTATTCTCATATC
This window encodes:
- the LOC126919322 gene encoding patronin isoform X20 is translated as MWSAITRLFVKGKTEESAPRTKDRTCDGVPDTVVHVFDAMDRNAGDDRRKGPAGEQHHDGAESEHFSDAYDSRQAKQRASVKWLLSKAYNNRVPENLRDPYYIDNENQEHLKPQIVHALSNAELYCLALANIYSDPNYHNQNHCGILQALARKGVYLAEPNNTQLTETILIQNSPLKMSAHMAVIEGLMVLYAKEVVTGDRVVSAIRRFDPQAEVDVPADHEKGLLLWISHASNALIAKIQAEEGAGDKTRLPELPAAKDFQSLCDGVGLAAVVAFYCPGELNWMDIRVSKRPSVADALHNLSLVHAFCNRCLPYSIFHMLPEDVTYMRGCMKQNLVVFLADMYNVLEIHPAKCVRYPGEERAMQFLDACPRNSHGVAHKRSLPQSIAPIPDLRSNLSVSAPGFTVAKAPSSSSVKKSQSLQQTAENYSHDDRRAGSEESFVVHRGKGIPTLSSVADEKSITRVDAAGRPSNWEEQRRSSYAGRRSRRNSVSDDSQLTIENFGGSQDNLHNFGRNPDKEVGAHIGKRSTTEPTLPARSSVQDVYGSGVQHILSDNGYDKEEPPRLRRQTSNSSLDNVALKQILHSSENVNSDGDTSKLASFANLSRQSSEKGINLTYTEQERDDSKSNLSNKKLGQTNGNRNGEKKTTFATLPNTTTWQQQSNQQSQQMEQHSVADENGGNTIMASQLNNIRLKLEEKRRHIENEKRRMEVVMSKQRQKVGKAAFLQAVTKLYLVGKVKSPSSSTSGGDSPAEIGPPTPVTSGSSGETPTSVSETTPVTQQPSQEKPQRPFSLKEISEDVRDVEHKWLEHDGNAPFIETRRTPDIENMDLEQYHQSISQICTPFRRMNNSLSEIQADIQRLANQQNQIQQQHLMTQHQQQIQQQFQQLQSLSQQHMQNFGMAPINPLTSKLQDTQQSQFYLHDQPQLQRRMWGQPPPTQSLANEMAAVGYQQSMDPRYSTQPTPYQQDMRLYQDTRNWGTHPPQQKGFVLHDTPQEPRYLNGGDHSLCNNQMSHPGPTYPSSTSIFNQTPPSSASPQHRNAVHRISQLMSESPEPKRPTVHHIPIKCESPTEKRQITAMHAPVPAPPVDDMKPQNISFIGNDDELTQGIRGLNITSGSRTYRIPSPTRPSISRNSFQPHPSLREATPSPSGTPEVTPLDPTDAGEKGFYICFDNDAPKKPKPTLRVKRTSPKKERGVSSYVDSEDFTMRPDSPSAIVMDRQKQLEIQRDSDREKQRQIDERDFQRQEIRDREIQREGEREKQRERHEMSGESRQSGVGLIIGNQLANPDPNSLDEMERKKERIMLLSLQRRQQQEEMKERKEVEAQARREQEKLKAEERARKKEEERQRRAAILEQHKVKKAIEEAEREGKVIDKELLNTIKPTKLRNKTATTRPRPKTIHVDAGTELDSGALTPSRGKKGSSSNLSTVSSVDSPDDGRGSSPCRSMNQLGRRGSYKTSRGSSSDQDGMMCRYTDTDSGLGRATPPRRAPSPGMGSMRHLPSPSGPGSLPPGLMTKRRVFDDGSSDISSTPSSMMDYNGPRLYKQPTTKSNRGIMLNAVEYCVFPGTVNKEAKRRVLDEIARSESKHFLILFRDAGCQFRALYSYCPDREEVSKLYGTGPKQVMDKMFDKFFKYNSGAKCFSQVHTKHLTVTIDAFTIHNSLWQGKKVNLPNKKDMPLVI